Proteins encoded within one genomic window of Companilactobacillus sp.:
- the prfA gene encoding peptide chain release factor 1: protein MDKIFDQLEGLLDRYNELQELMSDPEVINDTKRYMKLSKEEADMRDVVAAFKKYKELKQSISDSDEILRETDDDEMQAMAKDELNESKAELEKVEHEITLLMLPKDPNDDKNIIMEIRGAAGGDEASLFAADLLGMYSKYAEKQGWNFEIIDENSTEVGGYKDVAVMITGNRVYSKLKYENGAHRVQRVPATESAGRVHTSTATVAVMPEYDEVDVDIDPKDIRVDVYRSSGAGGQHINKTSSAVRMTHLPTGIVVAMQDQRSQQQNREKAMQILRSRVYDYYESENQSEYDEKRKSAVGTGDRSERIRTYNYPQNRVTDHRIGLSLNKLDRIMNGELDEIIDALIVYDQTKKLEQIQSGETKLF from the coding sequence GTGGATAAAATATTTGACCAACTTGAAGGACTTTTAGACCGCTACAATGAACTACAAGAATTAATGAGTGATCCAGAAGTTATTAATGATACAAAACGATACATGAAACTTTCTAAAGAAGAAGCCGACATGCGTGATGTCGTAGCTGCTTTTAAGAAGTATAAGGAATTAAAACAGAGCATCAGCGATAGCGATGAGATCTTGCGTGAGACTGATGATGACGAAATGCAAGCAATGGCTAAAGATGAATTAAATGAATCAAAGGCTGAGCTTGAAAAAGTTGAACATGAAATCACTCTCTTGATGCTTCCTAAAGATCCTAACGATGATAAAAATATTATCATGGAAATTCGTGGAGCTGCCGGTGGTGACGAAGCGAGTTTATTTGCGGCCGATCTATTAGGTATGTATTCAAAATATGCTGAAAAACAAGGCTGGAATTTTGAAATCATCGATGAGAACTCCACTGAAGTAGGTGGATACAAAGACGTTGCTGTCATGATCACTGGTAATCGAGTATATTCAAAATTGAAGTATGAAAATGGTGCTCACCGTGTTCAACGTGTTCCTGCAACTGAATCAGCTGGTCGTGTTCACACGTCGACAGCAACTGTTGCTGTTATGCCAGAATACGATGAAGTTGACGTTGATATCGATCCTAAAGATATTCGTGTCGATGTTTATCGTTCATCTGGTGCTGGTGGACAGCATATCAACAAGACATCATCTGCTGTCCGTATGACTCACTTGCCAACTGGTATCGTGGTTGCCATGCAAGATCAACGTTCTCAACAACAAAACCGTGAAAAGGCTATGCAAATTTTGCGTTCACGTGTTTACGATTACTATGAATCGGAAAATCAAAGCGAATATGATGAAAAACGTAAGTCAGCTGTTGGTACAGGTGACCGTTCTGAACGTATCCGTACATATAACTATCCTCAAAACCGTGTTACTGACCATCGTATCGGTCTTTCATTGAACAAATTAGACCGTATCATGAATGGTGAATTAGATGAGATCATCGACGCGCTGATCGTTTATGATCAAACTAAGAAATTGGAGCAGATTCAAAGTGGAGAGACTAAGTTATTCTAA
- a CDS encoding thymidine kinase — translation MAQLFFKYGAMNSGKSIEILKVAHNYKEQGKSVILMTSVLDTRSGKGKISSRIGLSASAIALQHDSNVYDIVKEENTDAACVLIDECEFMTKEQVIQATKVVDDLDIPVMAFGLKNDFRNELFEGSKYFLLYADKLEEMKTICWFCKKKATMNMRMSDGKPVYEGDQIAIGGNEMYYPVCRRHYNHPPMLEDK, via the coding sequence TTGGCTCAACTATTTTTTAAATACGGTGCGATGAACAGCGGTAAGTCAATTGAGATCTTAAAGGTTGCCCACAACTACAAGGAACAAGGCAAGTCAGTTATTTTAATGACTAGTGTTTTAGATACTCGTTCTGGAAAAGGCAAGATCTCGAGTCGAATTGGATTGTCGGCTTCGGCAATCGCTCTTCAACATGATTCTAACGTTTATGATATTGTTAAAGAGGAAAATACCGATGCTGCTTGCGTATTGATCGATGAATGCGAGTTCATGACAAAGGAACAAGTTATTCAAGCAACTAAGGTAGTGGATGATTTAGATATACCAGTTATGGCTTTTGGTCTTAAGAATGATTTTCGTAATGAATTATTCGAAGGATCTAAGTATTTCCTACTATATGCTGATAAACTAGAAGAAATGAAAACTATCTGCTGGTTTTGTAAGAAAAAGGCTACAATGAACATGCGTATGTCTGATGGTAAACCAGTTTATGAAGGAGACCAGATTGCTATCGGCGGAAACGAAATGTACTATCCAGTTTGCCGTCGCCACTACAATCATCCTCCAATGCTAGAAGATAAGTAG